Proteins from one Deinococcus radiopugnans ATCC 19172 genomic window:
- a CDS encoding NAD-dependent epimerase/dehydratase family protein — protein sequence MKVGLTGAGGMLGTHVRAYFRGLEDLEVPTADRQTFASGRLADFVDGCDAVIHLAGMNRGEDDVVAQTNLDLTRQLIEALEARHSKAHILFSSSTHIERDTAYGTSKREAAALLSDWAQRNGGRFTNVILPGVFGEGGKPFYNSVVSTFCHQLASAEKPTPHNDAPIEQIHAQEVARRFEALIRDGTLGDVRVQGHNMTVYGLLDALGSMHNLYAEHIIPDLREDIRRDLFNTYRSYLYPKHYPVALTLHTDPRGSLFEAVKSPNGGQSFMSTTHTGITRGNHYHTRKVERFLVTGGEAEIKLRHLFGEEVQTFRVSGERPSYVDIPTLHTHNITNIGDGTLTTLFWTHELFDPAQPDTVAEPVERV from the coding sequence ATGAAGGTAGGCCTTACCGGCGCAGGTGGCATGCTGGGAACCCATGTCCGCGCCTATTTTCGTGGCTTGGAAGATCTGGAAGTCCCCACCGCAGATCGCCAGACCTTCGCTTCGGGGAGGCTTGCCGACTTTGTGGATGGCTGTGATGCCGTGATTCATCTCGCGGGGATGAACCGGGGCGAGGACGATGTGGTGGCGCAGACCAACCTGGACCTGACCCGGCAACTAATCGAGGCACTGGAAGCACGTCACAGCAAGGCGCACATCCTGTTCTCCTCATCCACCCACATCGAGCGCGACACCGCCTACGGCACCTCCAAGCGCGAGGCGGCGGCTCTGCTTTCCGACTGGGCGCAGCGCAACGGTGGCCGATTCACCAACGTCATCCTGCCTGGCGTGTTTGGCGAAGGCGGAAAACCCTTCTACAACTCAGTGGTCTCCACTTTCTGTCACCAGCTGGCCAGCGCCGAGAAGCCCACGCCTCACAATGACGCCCCCATCGAGCAGATTCACGCGCAGGAAGTGGCGAGGCGTTTTGAAGCGCTGATACGGGACGGCACGTTGGGCGACGTGCGCGTTCAGGGCCACAACATGACTGTGTATGGCCTGCTGGACGCCCTAGGCAGCATGCACAATCTATACGCCGAGCACATCATCCCCGACTTGCGCGAGGACATCCGGCGTGACCTGTTCAACACCTACCGCTCTTACCTGTATCCAAAGCATTACCCGGTGGCGCTGACCCTGCATACCGACCCGCGCGGCAGCCTGTTCGAGGCGGTCAAGAGTCCCAACGGCGGGCAGAGCTTCATGTCCACCACCCATACGGGCATTACGCGCGGCAACCATTATCACACCCGCAAAGTCGAGCGGTTTCTGGTCACGGGCGGCGAGGCCGAGATCAAGCTGCGCCATCTGTTCGGCGAAGAGGTCCAGACCTTCCGGGTATCGGGCGAACGCCCCAGTTACGTGGATATTCCCACGCTGCACACGCACAACATCACCAATATTGGCGACGGCACGCTCACCACGCTGTTCTGGACGCACGAACTGTTTGACCCGGCCCAGCCCGACACGGTGGCTGAACCCGTGGAGCGTGTATGA
- a CDS encoding polysaccharide biosynthesis protein: MRDKTILITGGTGSFGNELVQLIKDTEVREIRIFSRDELKQEQMRVRLNNPKVKFYIGDVRDRASVDAAMEGVDMAFHAAALKQVPSCEFFPMQAVLTNIVGSHNVVESAIAHKIKSLVCLSTDKAVFPVNAMGMSKGMMEKVATAAARRLHEGNTMISSVRYGNVMYSRGSVIPLFIDQIKQGKPLTVTDPDMTRFLLSLRSAIDLVLFAFENAEQGDIFVRKAPACTVEDLAQALKHLFKSDVPIQIIGTRHAEKLFETLATAGEIAKSEDMSEYMRVRMDDRDLNYAKYFTEGSPEESTLNDYTSHNTQRLTVPEVEELLLALPDVQRELAAWQAR; this comes from the coding sequence ATGCGAGACAAAACTATCCTAATTACAGGTGGCACTGGGTCATTTGGCAATGAACTCGTCCAACTCATCAAGGACACCGAAGTTCGTGAAATCCGTATATTCAGCCGTGATGAACTGAAACAGGAACAGATGCGCGTTCGCCTGAACAACCCCAAGGTCAAATTCTACATTGGGGATGTGCGGGACCGCGCCAGCGTGGACGCGGCGATGGAAGGCGTGGATATGGCCTTTCATGCAGCAGCGCTGAAACAGGTGCCGTCCTGTGAGTTCTTCCCCATGCAGGCAGTCCTAACCAACATCGTGGGCAGCCACAACGTGGTGGAATCGGCTATTGCCCACAAAATTAAGTCGCTGGTGTGCCTCAGCACCGATAAGGCTGTGTTCCCAGTCAACGCCATGGGCATGAGCAAGGGCATGATGGAGAAAGTGGCGACAGCCGCAGCGCGGCGACTGCACGAGGGCAACACCATGATTTCCAGCGTGCGTTATGGCAACGTGATGTACTCGCGGGGCTCTGTCATTCCGCTGTTCATTGACCAGATCAAGCAGGGTAAGCCACTTACAGTCACCGATCCGGACATGACCCGCTTCCTGCTTTCTCTACGAAGCGCCATCGATCTAGTGCTGTTCGCCTTCGAGAACGCTGAGCAGGGCGATATCTTCGTTCGCAAGGCCCCAGCATGTACCGTGGAGGATCTGGCCCAGGCTCTCAAGCACCTCTTCAAGTCAGACGTGCCCATTCAGATCATCGGTACACGTCACGCCGAGAAACTGTTCGAGACGCTGGCGACGGCGGGAGAGATCGCCAAGTCCGAGGACATGAGCGAGTACATGCGTGTCCGCATGGATGATCGCGATCTGAACTATGCAAAGTACTTCACCGAGGGCAGCCCGGAAGAATCCACCCTAAACGATTACACCTCGCACAACACCCAACGCCTGACCGTGCCAGAAGTCGAGGAACTTCTGCTGGCCCTGCCGGACGTGCAACGCGAACTGGCCGCGTGGCAGGCCAGATGA